Proteins encoded together in one Coffea arabica cultivar ET-39 chromosome 2c, Coffea Arabica ET-39 HiFi, whole genome shotgun sequence window:
- the LOC113724178 gene encoding uncharacterized protein: MWIYNPKHDIEFEKGELFTNVDAFRAVLKDYVIQKGFPLLRLKNERSRVTAICNAKGCQWRIHASPMADNITFQIKSYQPQHTCVMDKHCAEATCDWMAKKLVGVMRDHPIMTSKGVEAKLRKYGVKPSKMQIFRAKNKALNEIEGTHAESYSKLPSYAELLRNNNPNSIYKIHYDRPNLLIEPKFLRIFISFKAQKPGFLEGCRPFVGFDGCFLNGPFGGVPLTAVALDANNSICCN; encoded by the coding sequence ATGTGGATTTACAATCCTAAACATGACATTGAATTTGAGAAGGGTGAATTATTCACCAATGTGGATGCATTCAGAGCTGTCTTAAAAGATTATGTTATTCAAAAAGGTTTTCCACTTCTGAGATTGAAAAATGAGAGATCGAGAGTGACTGCTATATGCAATGCTAAGGGATGTCAGTGGAGAATACATGCATCACCAATGGCTGATAATATAACTTTTCAGATTAAAAGTTACCAACCACAGCACACTTGTGTAATGGATAAACACTGTGCTGAAGCCACTTGTGATTGGATGGCCAAGAAGCTGGTTGGTGTCATGAGAGATCATCCTATTATGACCAGTAAAGGTGTAGAGGCAAAGTTGAGAAAGTATGGTGTGAAGCCAAGTAAAATGCAGATTTTCAGAGCTAAGAACAAAGCACTTAATGAAATAGAAGGCACACATGCTGAATCTTATTCTAAACTCCCCTCATATGCTGAACTGTTAAGGAACAATAATCCCAATAGTATTTATAAAATACATTATGATAGGCCAAATCTATTAATTGAGCCTAAATTTCTGAGAATATTCATTAGCTTTAAAGCTCAAAAGCCGGGATTTCTAGAAGGTTGTAGACCTTTTGTGGGATTTGATGGATGTTTCTTGAATGGTCCATTTGGAGGTGTGCCTCTTACAGCAGTTGCTTTGGATGCAAACAACAGCATTTGCTGTAACTGA